A single genomic interval of Gossypium raimondii isolate GPD5lz chromosome 11, ASM2569854v1, whole genome shotgun sequence harbors:
- the LOC105804052 gene encoding uncharacterized protein LOC105804052 isoform X2 — translation MKSSSFSSMELVPLKKQHAIAKNGSLPAKKEKQARISDSFESSSEEDSSSDEEAPAKNEILVVAKKGSVPVAKTKKADSSSDPSDDYGSVEK, via the exons ATGAAATCATCATCCTTTTCTAGCATG gAACTTGTGCCCCTAAAGAAACAGCATGCCATTGCCAAAAATGGGTCTTTACctgcaaagaaagaaaaacaagctAGAATTTCAGATTCTTTTGAGTCTAGTAGTGAGGAAGATTCATCCTCAGATGAA GAAGCCCCTGCTAAGAATGAAATACTTGTAGTTGCTAAAAAGGGGTCTGTCCCTGTTGCTAAGACAAAGAAAGCAGATAGCAGTTCAGATCCTTCTGATGATTATGGCTCTGTTGAAAAATAG
- the LOC105801544 gene encoding uncharacterized protein LOC105801544 isoform X1, translated as MQFQRLAPALKMSKKGSKESKLSRYLKAPIRFLIKAGEFYVKSLTQYSERVGYGTVMGCSTGQLNTFPRSYSVSTTRSGNGDDDLRELIRAASTRSLDNNNRVQLDLVRRQQARQSLKMPRSHSVGIGRIDEDRPCDFDEDIKVNIDYVPRRKSHAVVVFS; from the exons ATGCAATTTCAAAGATTGGCCCCTGCCCT CAAAATGAGCAAGAAGGGAAGCAAAGAAAGCAAACTAAGCAGGTATCTAAAGGCACCCATTAGGTTTCTGATAAAGGCCGGGGAATTCTATGTAAAAAGCTTGACGCAATACTCGGAAAGGGTAGGCTATGGAACCGTCATGGGGTGCTCGACTGGCCAGCTTAATACTTTTCCAAGGAGCTACAGTGTCAGTACAACGAGATCGGGCAATGGCGATGATGACTTGAGGGAACTTATCAGGGCCGCTTCCACGAGGAGTTTAGACAATAACAACAGGGTTCAGTTGGACCTTGTTCGACGACAACAGGCCAGGCAGTCTCTGAAGATGCCTAGAAGTCATAGTGTTGGCATTGGGAGGATTGATGAAGACAGGCCATGTGACTTTGATGAAGATATCAAGGTCAACATTGATTATGTGCCAAGGAGGAAGAGCCATGCTGTGGTAGTTTTTTCTTAG
- the LOC105801544 gene encoding uncharacterized protein LOC105801544 isoform X2, with protein MSKKGSKESKLSRYLKAPIRFLIKAGEFYVKSLTQYSERVGYGTVMGCSTGQLNTFPRSYSVSTTRSGNGDDDLRELIRAASTRSLDNNNRVQLDLVRRQQARQSLKMPRSHSVGIGRIDEDRPCDFDEDIKVNIDYVPRRKSHAVVVFS; from the coding sequence ATGAGCAAGAAGGGAAGCAAAGAAAGCAAACTAAGCAGGTATCTAAAGGCACCCATTAGGTTTCTGATAAAGGCCGGGGAATTCTATGTAAAAAGCTTGACGCAATACTCGGAAAGGGTAGGCTATGGAACCGTCATGGGGTGCTCGACTGGCCAGCTTAATACTTTTCCAAGGAGCTACAGTGTCAGTACAACGAGATCGGGCAATGGCGATGATGACTTGAGGGAACTTATCAGGGCCGCTTCCACGAGGAGTTTAGACAATAACAACAGGGTTCAGTTGGACCTTGTTCGACGACAACAGGCCAGGCAGTCTCTGAAGATGCCTAGAAGTCATAGTGTTGGCATTGGGAGGATTGATGAAGACAGGCCATGTGACTTTGATGAAGATATCAAGGTCAACATTGATTATGTGCCAAGGAGGAAGAGCCATGCTGTGGTAGTTTTTTCTTAG
- the LOC105804052 gene encoding phosphopantothenate--cysteine ligase 1-like isoform X1, producing the protein MLRIIASSMRTLGPHAMFYLVAAVSNFYVPWKSMELVPLKKQHAIAKNGSLPAKKEKQARISDSFESSSEEDSSSDEEAPAKNEILVVAKKGSVPVAKTKKADSSSDPSDDYGSVEK; encoded by the exons ATGTTAAGGATCATTGCCTCATCAATGAGAACCCTTGGACCTCATGCAATGTTTTATCTTGTTGCTGCTGTCTCTAATTTTTATGTTCCTTGGAAGAGCATG gAACTTGTGCCCCTAAAGAAACAGCATGCCATTGCCAAAAATGGGTCTTTACctgcaaagaaagaaaaacaagctAGAATTTCAGATTCTTTTGAGTCTAGTAGTGAGGAAGATTCATCCTCAGATGAA GAAGCCCCTGCTAAGAATGAAATACTTGTAGTTGCTAAAAAGGGGTCTGTCCCTGTTGCTAAGACAAAGAAAGCAGATAGCAGTTCAGATCCTTCTGATGATTATGGCTCTGTTGAAAAATAG